In Pseudomonas deceptionensis, a single window of DNA contains:
- the rpoE gene encoding RNA polymerase sigma factor RpoE, protein MLAQEEDQQLVERVQRGDKRAFDLLVLKYQHKILGLIVRFVHDTHEAQDVAQEAFIKAYRALGNFRGDSAFYTWLYRIAINTAKNYLVSRGRRPPDSDVSSEDAEFYDGDHGLKDLESPERALLRDEIESTVHRTIQLLPEDLRTALTLREFDGLSYEDIASVMQCPVGTVRSRIFRAREAIDKALQPLLQEN, encoded by the coding sequence ATGCTAGCCCAGGAAGAGGATCAGCAGCTGGTCGAGCGCGTACAGCGTGGCGATAAGCGCGCATTCGATCTGCTCGTGTTGAAGTATCAACACAAAATTCTCGGGTTGATCGTGCGTTTTGTGCACGACACCCATGAAGCACAGGACGTTGCTCAAGAAGCCTTTATCAAGGCTTACAGGGCACTCGGTAATTTTCGCGGCGACAGCGCCTTTTATACATGGCTGTACCGCATCGCCATCAATACGGCGAAAAACTATCTGGTGTCACGGGGTCGACGTCCGCCTGATAGTGATGTGAGTTCAGAAGACGCTGAGTTTTACGATGGTGATCACGGTCTGAAAGATCTTGAGTCGCCTGAGCGTGCGCTGCTTCGCGACGAGATCGAGAGCACCGTACATCGCACCATTCAGCTGCTGCCAGAAGATTTGCGAACGGCGTTAACTTTACGTGAATTTGATGGTCTGAGTTATGAGGATATTGCGAGCGTCATGCAATGTCCGGTGGGTACCGTGCGCTCCCGGATTTTCCGGGCTCGGGAAGCCATTGATAAAGCCCTGCAGCCGTTGTTGCAGGAAAACTGA
- a CDS encoding tripartite tricarboxylate transporter TctB family protein, with product MLAQRIFASGLLIVCIALAVMAWPYQAAFSYEPVGPRAFPLLMLALMGLGLLYMIFRPSAVVHSEDDPKLDRETLTKIGLCVVLLLVFAGTFETLGFILSSVLIGIPMARLYGGRWLPSIVIISLMSVGLYLLFDIAMDVPLPLGLLDVLEN from the coding sequence ATGCTCGCACAACGCATTTTTGCCTCAGGGCTGCTCATCGTCTGCATCGCTTTGGCGGTGATGGCCTGGCCCTATCAGGCAGCTTTTTCCTATGAACCGGTCGGCCCTCGCGCCTTCCCGTTGCTCATGCTGGCCTTGATGGGGCTGGGGCTGCTCTACATGATCTTTCGCCCTTCTGCCGTCGTGCACAGCGAAGACGACCCGAAACTGGATCGCGAAACCCTGACCAAGATCGGTCTGTGTGTGGTGCTGCTACTGGTCTTCGCCGGTACGTTCGAGACCCTGGGGTTCATTCTCAGCAGCGTCCTGATTGGCATCCCGATGGCACGCCTGTACGGCGGGCGCTGGCTGCCCAGCATCGTGATCATCAGCCTGATGAGCGTCGGTCTTTATTTACTGTTTGATATAGCCATGGACGTTCCGCTGCCTCTTGGCCTGCTCGACGTTCTGGAGAACTGA
- a CDS encoding succinate dehydrogenase assembly factor 2, whose protein sequence is MVENVELNRLYWHSRRGMLELDVLLVPFVKEVYATLNDVDRDCYRKLLECEDQDMFGWFMERAESEDPELQRMVRMILDRVQPK, encoded by the coding sequence ATGGTCGAAAATGTTGAACTCAATCGTCTCTACTGGCACAGCCGTCGCGGCATGCTTGAACTTGACGTATTGCTGGTGCCTTTCGTCAAGGAAGTGTACGCCACCCTGAATGACGTAGACCGCGATTGCTATCGCAAGCTGCTGGAATGCGAAGATCAGGACATGTTCGGCTGGTTCATGGAGCGCGCCGAATCCGAGGACCCGGAGCTGCAGCGCATGGTTCGCATGATCCTGGATCGTGTCCAGCCCAAGTAA
- a CDS encoding response regulator — MRVLLVEDQLQLAESVAQALKDTGLTVDVLHDGVAADLALSSEEYAVAILDVGLPRMNGFEVLARLRARGKTLPVLMLTARSDVKDRVHGLNLGADDYLAKPFELTELEARVKALLRRSVLGGERLQQCGSLVYDLGTRRFTLADELLTLTSREQAVLEALIARPGRVMSKEQLAAQVFGLDEEASSDAIEIYIHRLRKKLDDQGVAIVTFRGLGYLLEGRDV, encoded by the coding sequence ATGCGTGTGCTTTTGGTCGAAGATCAGCTGCAGCTGGCCGAGAGTGTTGCCCAGGCCTTGAAAGACACGGGCCTGACCGTCGATGTACTGCACGATGGAGTGGCCGCCGACCTGGCCTTGAGCAGCGAAGAATATGCCGTGGCTATTCTGGATGTGGGGTTGCCACGCATGAACGGTTTTGAAGTGCTGGCGCGTTTGCGTGCCCGTGGCAAAACCCTGCCGGTGTTGATGCTCACGGCCCGCAGTGACGTCAAGGACCGGGTTCACGGGCTGAATCTGGGAGCCGATGACTACCTGGCCAAACCGTTCGAACTGACTGAACTGGAGGCCCGGGTCAAGGCCCTGCTACGCCGTAGCGTGCTGGGTGGCGAACGCCTGCAGCAATGCGGATCGCTGGTGTACGACCTGGGAACCCGGCGCTTCACCCTGGCGGACGAACTGCTGACCCTGACCTCGCGTGAACAGGCGGTGCTGGAAGCCTTGATAGCCAGACCCGGGCGAGTCATGAGCAAGGAGCAACTGGCGGCTCAGGTATTTGGCCTGGACGAGGAAGCCAGTTCTGACGCCATTGAAATCTATATTCATCGCCTGCGTAAAAAACTCGACGATCAGGGGGTGGCGATCGTGACCTTCCGTGGCTTGGGGTACCTGCTGGAGGGGCGCGATGTTTAA
- a CDS encoding HDOD domain-containing protein, which produces MSMLAHKVQMDLVKAIDRDDLVLPTLPEVALNIRKAAENPEISVSHLSKVIGRDTALSARLIKVVNSPMLRATREVTDLHTAITRLGVNYSSNLAIGLVMEQIFHARSEVVEQKMRDVWRQSLEVAGICYTLCRRHTSLKPDQAALGGLVHQIGVLPILTYAEEHNELLSDPISLNHVIESIHPLIGDKLLAGWEFPEMLQKIPGQYQDFTRLSKHVDYIDLVQVATVFMRQDIEALSALPAFNKLGVDAENPNLQEQLNEARWMFI; this is translated from the coding sequence ATGAGCATGCTGGCGCACAAAGTTCAAATGGACTTGGTTAAGGCCATTGATCGAGATGACCTGGTTTTGCCCACGCTACCGGAAGTGGCGTTGAACATCCGCAAGGCAGCTGAAAACCCTGAAATCAGCGTCAGTCACTTGAGCAAGGTCATCGGTCGCGACACCGCGTTGTCGGCTCGGCTGATCAAAGTGGTCAACAGCCCGATGTTGCGCGCCACCCGCGAGGTCACTGACCTGCACACAGCCATCACGCGCCTGGGCGTCAACTACAGCAGCAACCTGGCCATCGGGCTGGTCATGGAGCAAATCTTCCATGCCCGCTCGGAAGTGGTCGAGCAGAAGATGCGCGACGTATGGCGTCAAAGCCTGGAGGTGGCAGGCATTTGCTACACCCTGTGCCGCCGTCATACATCACTCAAACCCGACCAGGCGGCACTGGGCGGCCTGGTGCATCAAATCGGCGTGCTGCCCATCCTGACCTACGCCGAAGAACACAATGAACTGCTCTCTGACCCGATATCACTGAACCACGTCATTGAGAGCATTCACCCGCTGATTGGCGACAAGCTGCTGGCGGGCTGGGAGTTCCCGGAAATGCTGCAAAAGATTCCCGGCCAATACCAGGACTTTACCCGCCTGTCCAAACACGTCGACTACATCGACCTGGTGCAAGTCGCGACCGTGTTCATGCGCCAGGACATTGAAGCGCTGAGCGCCCTGCCCGCTTTCAATAAACTGGGCGTAGACGCTGAAAACCCAAACCTTCAAGAACAACTGAACGAAGCACGCTGGATGTTTATCTAG
- the nadB gene encoding L-aspartate oxidase produces the protein MSQHFQHDVLVIGSGAAGLSLALTLPGHMRIAVLSKGDLANGSTFWAQGGVAAVLDDTDTVQSHVEDTLNAGGGLCHEDAVRFTVEHSREAIQWLIDQGVPFTRDDCADPEQPGFEFHLTREGGHSHRRIIHAADATGAAIFTTLLEQARKRPNIELLEQRVAVDLITERRLGLEGDRCLGAYVLNRATGEVDTYGSRFTILASGGAAKVYLYTSNPDGACGDGIAMAWRSGCRVANLEFNQFHPTCLYHPQAKSFLITEALRGEGAHLKLPNGERFMHRFDPRGELAPRDIVARAIDHEMKRLGIDCVYLDISHESDTFIKSHFPTVYERCLGFGIDITQQAIPVVPAAHYTCGGVMVDEHGRTDVPGLYAIGETSFTGLHGANRMASNSLLECFVYAKSAAADILAQLPEVAAPLALPTWDASQVTDSDEDVIIAHNWDELRRFMWDYVGIVRTNKRLQRAQHRVRLLLDEIDEFYSNYKVSRDLIELRNLAQVAELMIRSAMARKESRGLHYTLDYPEMLPEALDTILVPATCAG, from the coding sequence ATGAGCCAACATTTTCAACATGATGTGCTGGTGATTGGCAGCGGCGCTGCCGGTTTGAGCCTGGCGCTCACACTACCCGGCCACATGCGTATTGCGGTCCTCAGCAAGGGCGATCTGGCCAATGGCTCGACGTTCTGGGCACAGGGAGGCGTAGCTGCCGTGCTGGATGACACCGACACGGTGCAGTCCCACGTAGAAGACACCCTCAATGCAGGCGGCGGCCTGTGCCATGAGGACGCGGTGCGGTTTACCGTGGAGCACAGCCGCGAAGCCATCCAGTGGCTGATCGACCAAGGCGTACCCTTCACCCGCGATGATTGCGCCGACCCCGAGCAACCAGGCTTTGAATTTCACCTGACCCGTGAAGGCGGCCACAGCCATCGGCGCATCATCCATGCTGCTGATGCCACCGGCGCGGCCATTTTCACGACATTGCTCGAACAGGCACGCAAGCGCCCCAACATCGAATTGCTTGAGCAACGGGTTGCCGTTGATCTGATTACCGAGCGCCGCCTGGGCCTGGAAGGCGATCGCTGCCTGGGCGCCTATGTGCTCAACCGCGCCACTGGCGAGGTCGACACCTACGGTTCGCGCTTCACCATTCTGGCTTCGGGCGGTGCTGCCAAGGTGTATCTGTACACCAGTAACCCGGATGGCGCCTGCGGCGATGGCATTGCAATGGCCTGGCGCTCTGGCTGCCGGGTAGCCAACCTGGAATTCAATCAGTTCCACCCCACCTGCCTGTACCACCCGCAGGCAAAGAGCTTTTTGATCACTGAAGCACTGCGGGGAGAAGGGGCACACCTCAAACTGCCCAACGGCGAGCGCTTCATGCATCGGTTCGACCCGCGTGGCGAGTTGGCCCCACGGGACATCGTTGCACGCGCCATCGACCATGAAATGAAGCGCCTGGGCATTGATTGCGTGTATCTGGATATCAGCCATGAATCCGATACGTTCATCAAAAGCCACTTCCCGACTGTCTATGAGCGCTGCCTTGGGTTTGGCATCGACATCACCCAACAGGCGATCCCGGTGGTGCCGGCGGCGCACTACACCTGCGGCGGGGTGATGGTCGACGAACACGGCCGCACCGATGTGCCCGGCCTGTACGCCATTGGCGAAACCAGCTTCACCGGCCTGCACGGTGCCAACCGCATGGCCAGCAACTCTCTGCTGGAGTGCTTTGTGTACGCCAAATCGGCAGCGGCTGACATCCTCGCCCAACTGCCCGAAGTCGCTGCCCCCTTAGCCCTGCCGACCTGGGACGCCAGCCAGGTTACCGACTCGGATGAAGACGTGATCATCGCCCACAACTGGGATGAATTACGGCGATTCATGTGGGACTACGTGGGCATCGTACGCACCAACAAGCGCCTGCAACGCGCGCAACACCGGGTGCGCTTGCTGCTGGACGAGATTGATGAGTTTTATAGCAACTATAAAGTCAGCCGAGATCTGATCGAACTGCGCAACCTGGCACAGGTCGCCGAGTTAATGATTCGCAGCGCCATGGCGAGAAAGGAGTCACGGGGCCTGCACTACACGCTGGACTACCCAGAGATGCTGCCCGAAGCCCTGGACACTATTCTGGTGCCAGCCACCTGCGCCGGCTGA
- a CDS encoding tripartite tricarboxylate transporter permease, which yields MDTFGYLGQGFGVALTPYNLITALCGTLIGTVVGLLPGLGPINGVALLIPIAFALGLPPESALILLAAVYLGCEYGGRISSILLNIPGEASTVMTTLDGYPMARKGMAGVALSLSAWSSFIGAFIATCGMVLFAPLLAKWAIAFGPAEYFVLMVFAIVCLGGMAGDRPLKTFIAALIGLFLACVGIDANSGVYRFTGDNIHLTDGIQFVVLVLGLFSISEILLLLEKTHRGQEAVKATGRMMFNFKEASAVFAVNIRCGVLGFVMGVLPGAGATLASAVAYMTEKRLAGASGKFGEGDSRGLAAPETAIGASACGALVPMLTLGVPGSGTTAVMIGALSLYNITPGPLLFQQQPDIVWGLIASLFIANVMLVILNIPMIRIFTRILSVPNWALVPVIAIITAIGVYAVHATTFDLFLMIGIGIFGYILRKLDFPLSPVLLGFILGGLMEQNLRRALSISNGALEILWASPITLGVWVLTAIMLLMPVLRIWRKRSAQRRALADA from the coding sequence ATGGATACTTTTGGCTATTTGGGTCAGGGCTTCGGCGTCGCGCTCACCCCTTACAACCTGATTACCGCCCTGTGCGGCACCCTGATCGGTACCGTGGTCGGATTGCTGCCCGGGCTTGGCCCGATCAACGGGGTCGCACTGCTGATCCCTATCGCCTTTGCCCTGGGCCTGCCGCCCGAATCGGCGCTTATTTTGCTGGCCGCGGTGTACCTGGGCTGTGAATACGGCGGTCGCATCAGCTCGATCCTGCTGAACATTCCGGGCGAAGCTTCGACCGTAATGACCACTCTCGACGGCTACCCAATGGCCCGCAAGGGTATGGCAGGCGTGGCGCTTTCGCTGTCTGCCTGGAGCTCGTTTATCGGCGCCTTCATCGCCACCTGCGGCATGGTGCTGTTTGCCCCGCTGCTGGCGAAATGGGCAATTGCCTTCGGCCCGGCGGAGTATTTCGTACTGATGGTGTTTGCCATCGTCTGCCTGGGCGGCATGGCCGGCGATCGCCCGCTCAAGACCTTTATCGCGGCGCTGATCGGCCTGTTTCTGGCGTGCGTGGGGATTGATGCCAACAGTGGTGTTTACCGGTTCACCGGGGACAACATCCACCTGACTGACGGCATTCAATTTGTCGTGCTGGTACTGGGGCTGTTCTCCATCAGCGAAATCTTGTTGCTGCTGGAAAAAACCCATCGCGGTCAGGAAGCGGTTAAAGCAACCGGGCGAATGATGTTCAATTTCAAGGAAGCCTCTGCGGTGTTCGCGGTGAACATCCGTTGCGGCGTGCTTGGCTTCGTCATGGGCGTGCTGCCGGGTGCAGGTGCCACACTGGCCAGCGCCGTGGCCTACATGACCGAGAAGCGCCTGGCAGGTGCCTCGGGCAAATTTGGCGAGGGCGACAGCCGCGGTCTGGCGGCACCCGAAACCGCCATCGGTGCTTCGGCCTGCGGCGCACTGGTCCCGATGCTGACACTGGGGGTTCCGGGGTCTGGCACCACGGCGGTGATGATCGGCGCGCTGTCGCTGTACAACATCACCCCGGGCCCGCTGCTGTTTCAACAGCAGCCGGATATCGTCTGGGGCCTGATCGCCTCGTTGTTCATCGCCAACGTCATGCTGGTGATCCTCAACATTCCGATGATCCGCATCTTCACCCGCATTCTTTCGGTGCCTAACTGGGCGCTGGTGCCGGTGATCGCGATCATTACGGCGATTGGCGTCTATGCGGTGCACGCCACAACCTTCGATCTGTTCCTGATGATCGGGATCGGCATCTTCGGCTACATTCTGCGCAAGCTCGATTTCCCGCTTTCGCCGGTACTCCTGGGGTTCATCCTGGGCGGGCTGATGGAGCAAAATCTGCGCCGCGCCCTGTCGATTTCCAACGGTGCACTGGAAATCCTGTGGGCCAGCCCGATCACGCTGGGCGTTTGGGTACTGACTGCGATCATGTTGCTGATGCCCGTGCTGCGTATCTGGCGCAAGCGCAGCGCACAACGCCGTGCCCTGGCCGATGCTTGA
- a CDS encoding sensor histidine kinase: MFKLDSLRWSLLWHLTLLLVGLMLASGLSAYFNGREAADTAYDRTLLASARTIAAGLSQRDGSLSADVPYVALDTFAYDSAGRIYYQVNDIHQRLISGYENLPAPPPGTPRTDDYPALARFYNGEYQGQNVRVVSLLKAVTEPSMNGMAEIRVAETDEARVAMARSLMADTLLRLGMLGLGALLVVWFAVSAALRPLERLRSAVEERELDDLRPLPLVYVQRELRPLVRALNHFTERLRGQFKRQAQFIADASHELRTPLAVLKAQLELGLRATDPPTWRTTLEQATQGTDRLTHLANQLLSLARIENGARAIAEGGAQLVDLSQLARELGMAMAPLAHARGFALALEADQPVWLHGEPTLLHELLSNLVDNAMAHSPVGGNVVLRVTAPAILEVEDEGPGIPHEDRERVFERFYRRSQQVAGSGLGLAIVGDICRAHLAHISLHDGAQGGLKVRVSFVPANGDRK, translated from the coding sequence ATGTTTAAGCTCGACAGCCTGCGCTGGAGCCTGCTCTGGCACCTCACGCTGTTGCTGGTGGGGCTGATGCTGGCGAGCGGGCTGAGTGCATATTTCAATGGCCGCGAGGCCGCCGACACTGCATATGACCGAACCCTGCTGGCGTCGGCGCGCACCATTGCGGCCGGTCTGTCGCAACGTGATGGCAGCTTGAGTGCCGATGTCCCTTACGTTGCGCTCGATACCTTTGCCTACGACAGTGCCGGACGTATTTACTATCAGGTCAACGATATCCACCAGCGTCTGATTTCCGGTTACGAAAACCTGCCCGCGCCACCGCCCGGCACGCCGCGTACCGATGACTATCCCGCTCTGGCGCGTTTTTATAACGGCGAGTACCAAGGGCAGAACGTGCGGGTCGTAAGCCTGCTCAAGGCCGTGACCGAGCCGAGCATGAATGGCATGGCGGAAATCCGGGTCGCCGAAACTGACGAAGCGCGAGTGGCCATGGCCCGCAGCCTGATGGCTGACACATTGCTGCGCCTGGGGATGCTGGGGCTCGGGGCATTACTGGTGGTGTGGTTTGCCGTAAGTGCCGCGTTACGTCCCCTGGAGCGATTGCGCAGCGCCGTCGAAGAGCGTGAACTGGATGACTTGCGTCCCTTGCCCCTCGTGTACGTGCAGCGGGAGTTGCGGCCACTGGTGCGAGCACTCAATCACTTTACCGAGCGTTTACGCGGGCAGTTCAAACGTCAGGCGCAGTTCATTGCGGATGCCTCCCATGAGTTGCGTACCCCTCTGGCAGTGCTCAAGGCTCAGCTTGAACTGGGTTTGCGAGCGACCGATCCGCCGACATGGCGCACGACCCTGGAGCAGGCCACCCAGGGTACGGACAGGCTGACCCACCTGGCCAACCAGCTCCTGTCGCTGGCGCGAATCGAAAACGGAGCGCGGGCCATCGCCGAGGGTGGGGCGCAGTTGGTGGATCTCAGTCAATTGGCTCGCGAGCTGGGCATGGCCATGGCGCCGCTGGCCCATGCCAGAGGGTTTGCGCTTGCGCTGGAAGCGGATCAGCCCGTCTGGTTGCACGGCGAACCCACCTTGTTGCACGAGCTGCTGAGCAATCTGGTGGACAACGCCATGGCTCACTCACCGGTGGGGGGCAATGTGGTTTTACGAGTCACCGCCCCTGCGATACTGGAAGTCGAAGATGAGGGGCCGGGTATTCCCCATGAAGATCGCGAACGTGTGTTCGAGCGTTTCTATAGGCGCAGCCAGCAAGTGGCCGGGTCGGGGCTGGGCCTGGCGATCGTCGGCGATATCTGCCGCGCACACCTTGCCCATATCAGCCTGCATGATGGTGCGCAGGGCGGGTTGAAAGTACGGGTGAGTTTTGTGCCGGCCAATGGCGATCGCAAGTAG
- a CDS encoding YgfZ/GcvT domain-containing protein — translation MADSAFFCTLNHEGILAVIGNDASKFLQGQLTCNLNYLSETRSSLGARCTQKGRMQSSFRILLQDNGCQLAMARELVEPQLADLKKYAVFSKSKLTDDSANWVRFGLGQADAALQSLGLDLPAETDSVARANGLIAIRASEGRAELWAPIEQGESLTQQLKTLLTEADLNQWLLGQVRAGIGQVMDQTRELFIPQMINLQAVGGVSFKKGCYTGQEIVARMQYLGKLKRHLYRLSLEAGNEVPAPGTPLFAPSHNSAVGEVVIGAKAENGVELLAVLTSDAAQAGDIHVGDLQGPALSLLELPYQLDRDREIQR, via the coding sequence ATGGCCGACTCTGCTTTTTTCTGCACCCTGAACCACGAAGGCATCCTTGCTGTTATCGGCAACGACGCCAGCAAGTTTCTGCAAGGGCAGTTGACCTGCAATCTCAACTACCTGAGCGAAACCCGCTCCAGCCTGGGTGCCCGCTGCACGCAAAAAGGCCGCATGCAGTCCAGCTTCCGTATCCTGCTCCAGGACAACGGCTGCCAGCTGGCCATGGCGCGCGAACTGGTTGAGCCGCAGTTGGCGGACCTGAAAAAATACGCCGTGTTTTCCAAATCCAAATTGACTGACGACAGCGCCAACTGGGTGCGTTTTGGCCTGGGCCAGGCAGACGCAGCACTGCAAAGTCTGGGCCTGGACCTGCCCGCCGAAACCGACAGCGTCGCTCGCGCCAACGGTTTGATCGCCATTCGCGCCTCCGAAGGCCGTGCGGAGCTGTGGGCCCCGATCGAGCAGGGCGAAAGCCTGACACAGCAGTTGAAAACACTGCTAACTGAAGCCGACCTCAATCAATGGCTGCTCGGCCAGGTACGCGCCGGTATTGGTCAGGTCATGGACCAGACCCGCGAACTGTTCATTCCGCAAATGATCAACCTGCAAGCCGTGGGCGGTGTCAGCTTCAAAAAAGGCTGTTACACCGGCCAGGAAATCGTCGCGCGCATGCAGTACCTGGGCAAACTCAAACGTCACCTTTACCGTTTGTCGCTTGAGGCGGGCAATGAGGTACCAGCACCGGGAACCCCCCTGTTTGCCCCTTCTCACAACAGCGCTGTGGGCGAAGTGGTGATCGGCGCGAAAGCAGAAAACGGTGTCGAACTGCTGGCTGTGCTGACTTCTGATGCAGCCCAGGCAGGCGATATACACGTGGGGGACCTGCAAGGCCCCGCGCTTTCGCTGCTCGAACTGCCGTACCAGCTGGACCGTGATCGCGAAATCCAGCGTTGA
- a CDS encoding protein YgfX: MSSPSNSFECRWHASGQLLAAYLAAQLLALISICLLSIPVWARVLGILLCLGHGFWVLPRHVLLTHPSAVTRLRCDADGWQLWSRGRGWQAVQLRRDSLALPRAVIVRFRVRDEWRVRAVCIPADALSPDQHRRLRVRLKFSRRRWLAPE; this comes from the coding sequence GTGTCCAGCCCAAGTAACAGTTTCGAGTGCCGCTGGCATGCCTCAGGGCAGTTGCTGGCGGCGTATCTTGCAGCCCAGCTACTGGCGCTGATCTCAATCTGCCTTCTTTCAATCCCTGTCTGGGCGCGCGTGCTCGGCATTCTGCTGTGCCTGGGGCACGGGTTTTGGGTGCTGCCACGTCATGTTCTTTTGACCCATCCAAGTGCCGTTACCCGATTGCGGTGCGATGCCGATGGCTGGCAGTTGTGGAGTCGTGGCAGGGGTTGGCAGGCGGTGCAGTTGCGGCGTGACAGCCTGGCGTTGCCGCGGGCGGTGATTGTGCGATTTCGTGTGCGCGACGAATGGCGGGTGCGGGCGGTGTGCATCCCCGCAGACGCGCTGTCGCCGGATCAGCACCGGCGCTTGCGCGTGCGCCTGAAGTTCAGCCGGCGCAGGTGGCTGGCACCAGAATAG
- a CDS encoding Bug family tripartite tricarboxylate transporter substrate binding protein — MNLSLRTLTLAAGCMLFAGQLMAEPKRPECIAPASPGGGFDLTCKLAQSALINEKLLSKPMRVTYMPGGVGAVAYNAVVAQRPADGGTLVAWSSGSLLNLAQGKFGRFDESAVRWLAAVGTSYGAIAVKSDSPYKNLDDLVQALKKDPSKVVIGSGGTVGSQDWMQTALIAKAAGINPRDLRYVALEGGGEIATALLGGHIQVGSTDISDSMPHIQSGDMRLLAVFANERLDEPEMKDIPTAKEQGYDIVWPVVRGFYLGPKVSDADYAWWKDAFDKLLASEDFATLRDQRQLFPFAMTGPELDTYVKKQVADYKVLAQEFGLIQ, encoded by the coding sequence ATGAACCTATCCCTGCGCACCCTGACTCTCGCTGCCGGCTGCATGCTCTTCGCCGGCCAACTCATGGCTGAACCCAAACGCCCGGAATGCATCGCCCCGGCCTCGCCCGGCGGCGGTTTCGACCTGACCTGCAAATTGGCACAGAGCGCGCTGATCAACGAAAAGCTGCTCAGCAAACCCATGCGCGTGACCTACATGCCCGGTGGCGTAGGCGCCGTTGCCTATAACGCCGTGGTGGCCCAGCGACCTGCCGATGGCGGCACCCTGGTTGCCTGGTCCAGCGGCTCATTGCTCAACCTGGCGCAAGGCAAGTTCGGTCGCTTCGATGAAAGCGCCGTGCGCTGGCTCGCGGCCGTCGGCACCAGCTACGGTGCAATTGCGGTGAAGAGCGATTCGCCCTACAAAAACCTCGACGATCTGGTTCAAGCCCTGAAGAAAGATCCAAGCAAAGTGGTGATTGGCTCGGGCGGCACCGTGGGCAGCCAGGACTGGATGCAGACCGCCCTGATCGCCAAGGCCGCCGGGATAAACCCGCGCGACTTGCGTTATGTCGCCCTGGAAGGCGGTGGTGAAATCGCAACCGCGCTGTTGGGTGGCCATATTCAGGTGGGCAGTACGGACATTTCCGACTCCATGCCGCATATCCAGAGCGGTGATATGCGCCTGCTCGCCGTGTTCGCCAATGAACGTCTCGACGAACCCGAGATGAAGGATATTCCGACCGCCAAAGAGCAGGGTTACGACATCGTGTGGCCGGTTGTACGTGGTTTCTATCTGGGGCCAAAAGTCAGCGATGCGGACTACGCGTGGTGGAAAGACGCCTTCGACAAACTGCTGGCCTCTGAAGACTTCGCCACATTGCGCGACCAGCGCCAGCTCTTCCCCTTCGCCATGACCGGCCCGGAGCTGGACACCTACGTGAAGAAGCAGGTAGCTGACTACAAAGTCCTGGCCCAGGAATTCGGCCTGATCCAGTAA